The following are encoded together in the Macrobrachium rosenbergii isolate ZJJX-2024 chromosome 21, ASM4041242v1, whole genome shotgun sequence genome:
- the LOC136850158 gene encoding uncharacterized protein, translating into MGRNRIKFSAFCCWIHLLLGVAVTASSVADDIPKDISDEGPLPITLIVLTDDGEVPVKRVPREATEVKVEGAIPITQLRIPRALLPSHGGPSTVAGGSPGSDFPIFNAVPKTSFTCSSRSHGYYADVDTGCQVFHVCHADGRMDSFLCPNGTIFQQQQLVCDWWYNVDCQSSSQHFDVNAEIGKISASSRQPSSGGALSANFAQQPTPRPTLANVTPQRPQARPAVTQSLQVPPGSKAIGVGPSVSQQLTSLSQTPKAAPQAAFSRPQTSQGPSKVSSVNFGAVTPQTISRPPTRVTVSRRPVTAAPSTGFTASHSQTTSQQNNANVALTAFGSPTPQVQGNTHSSFRITTTTAAPRRVTQSVSNQNRVVQPSSFNRVQQTFTNNNRVTPAPIRNTVSQTFASQNRAVTPAPNLNRVQQSFTSTNQVTPSTIQHRVTPAPNLNRVQQSFTGTSQVTPSTFQHRATPAPNLNRVQQSFTGTSQGTPGTFQHRATPAPNLNRVQQSFTGTSQGTPGTFQHRATPAPNLNRVQQSFTGTSQITPGTFQQRVTPAPNLNRVQQSFTSTSQVTPRTNQNTVTQSFGSRNNNAQRFGARPSTGIPLTNTRAQSSVQASRGQGQTSVQTNAFGNRVAGGIRIGQSVGVPLPTQNQGIQQPQRTNVNIRPITPINNVLSRPNNLRPTGTLGSARPIIVIDDDLLDPFDDDRFDLDDRFDDDRFDLDDRFDDDRFDLDDRFDLDDRFDDDRFDLDDRFDDDRFDLDDRFDLDDRFDLDDRFDLDDRFDLDDRFERQTVASLSKQIGGRNVSPPSEFQLPPPLGR; encoded by the exons GTGTCGCGGTGACTGCGTCGTCTGTCGCGGATGACATTCCGAAGGACATCTCTGACGAAGGCCCTCTTCCCATCACCTTGATCGTCCTTACGGATGATGGCGAGGTTCCCGTCAAGAGAGTGCCCCGAGAAGCCACCGAGGTCAAGGTCGAAGGTGCCATACCCATTACCCAGCTGAGGATACCAAGAGCTCTCCTACCCTCCCACGGAGGTCCTTCGACTGTCGCGGGGGGATCTCCTGGAAGCGATTTCCCGATCTTTAACGCCGTTCCCAAGACGAGTTTTACTTGCAGCAGTAGAAGTCATGGCTACTACGCAGACGTGGACACAGGCtgccag GTTTTCCATGTGTGCCATGCCGACGGCCGAATGGACAGCTTCTTGTGTCCCAATGGAACGATCTTCCAGCAACAGCAACTTGTATGTGATTGGTGGTACAACGTTGACTGTCAGTCTTCCTCGCAACATTTTGATGTCAATGCAGAGATTGGCAAAATATCAGCATCTTCCAGACAGCCTTCATCTGGAGGAGCACTTTCTGCAAACTTTGCCCAGCAACCTACACCTCGACCAACCCTTGCTAATGTTACACCACAAAGGCCCCAAGCTAGACCTGCCGTCACTCAATCACTTCAAGTCCCACCTGGGTCTAAAGCAATAGGTGTTGGCCCAAGTGTGTCACAGCAATTGACAAGTCTCTCTCAGACACCAAAGGCCGCACCACAAGCTGCTTTCTCAAGACCACAGACCTCACAGGGGCCAAGCAAAGTTTCAAGTGTAAACTTTGGTGCAGTAACACCACAGACTATATCCCGCCCACCTACAAGAGTGACAGTATCAAGGAGGCCTGTTACTGCTGCTCCTTCAACAGGGTTCACTGCCTCTCACTCACAGACAACTTCACAACAGAATAATGCTAATGTAGCACTGACTGCCTTTGGTTCCCCCACTCCTCAAGTTCAAGGAAACACACATTCAAGTTTCAGAATAACCACAACAACTGCAGCCCCCAGAAGAGTTACACAGAGTGTCAGCAACCAAAACAGGGTAGTTCAGCCTTCTAGTTTCAACAGGGTTCAGCAGACATTCACCAATAATAACAGAGTAACACCTGCTCCTATCAGAAACACTGTATCGCAAACTTTTGCTAGCCAAAACAGAGCAGTAACACCAGCTCCTAATCTGAACAGAGTTCAACAGAGTTTTACTAGTACTAACCAAGTAACTCCAAGCACTATTCAACACAGAGTAACTCCAGCTCCAAATCTGAACAGAGTCCAACAGAGTTTCACTGGCACTAGCCAAGTAACTCCAAGCACTTTCCAACACAGAGCAACGCCAGCTCCAAATCTGAACAGAGTTCAACAGAGTTTCACTGGCACTAGCCAGGGAACTCCAGGCACTTTTCAACACAGAGCAACGCCAGCTCCAAATCTGAACAGAGTCCAACAGAGTTTCACTGGCACTAGCCAGGGAACTCCAGGCACTTTTCAACACAGAGCAACGCCAGCTCCAAATCTGAACAGAGTTCAACAGAGTTTCACTGGCACTAGCCAAATAACTCCTGGGACTTTTCAACAAAGAGTAACTCCAGCTCCAAATCTCAATAGAGTCCAACAGAGTTTTACTAGCACTAGCCAAGTAACGCCAAGAACTAATCAGAACACGGTAACGCAGAGCTTTGGCAGTCGAAATAATAACGCCCAAAGATTTGGTGCTCGGCCAAGCACTGGAATTCCTCTTACAAACACAAGAGCGCAGTCATCGGTGCAAGCATCCAGAGGCCAAGGCCAGACCTCCGTCCAAACGAATGCTTTCGGTAACCGTGTAGCTGGTGGGATAAGAATTGGCCAGTCCGTTGGAGTCCCATTACCGACCCAGAACCAAGGGATACAACAACCGCAGAGAACTAATGTTAACATTCGTCCAATTACCCCAATAAACAACGTGCTGTCCAGGCCTAATAACTTAAGACCTACAGGTACGCTGGGATCTGCTAGACCTATCATCGTTATCGACGACGATCTTCTAGACCCATTTGACGACGACAGATTCGACTTGGACGATCGCTTCGACGACGATCGATTTGACTTAGACGATCGCTTTGACGATGACCGGTTCGATCTGGACGACCGATTCGACTTGGACGATCGCTTCGACGACGATCGTTTCGACCTCGACGATCGCTTTGACGACGATCGGTTCGATTTAGACGATCGGTTTGACTTGGACGATCGGTTTGATTTAGACGATCGGTTCGATTTAGACGATCGCTTCGATCTGGACGATAGATTTGAGCGACAGACTGTGGCGAGTTTATCGAAGCAAATTGGTGGAAGAAATGTCTCCCCGCCTTCGGAATTCCAGCTTCCTCCGCCTCTCGGACGTTAA